In Litorimonas taeanensis, one DNA window encodes the following:
- a CDS encoding cupin-like domain-containing protein encodes MLNLDDLPSIPIYENVTYDSFREEIYPLGRPAILKGYVSDWPIVKAASKSTQHVSDYLKARDTHKPVPIMHGPEDIEGQFFYSDDLQGLNFTKVLNSLSKTLDEIEGNPSGAVYIQSVPTSDILSGYDTENPLDIVDSSVGSRIWIGNKLTVQTHFDLSENIACVVAGRRRFTLFPPNQIKNLYIGPFEKTLAGPPISMVKLNDIDHEKYPNFSEALEHGMSAELAAGDAIYIPYFWWHHVQSLEEFNILVNYWWSDMEPDLGSPYDALLHALISFRGMPERQRKVWQDVFAHLVFQENGDAAAHLPKDSQGVLGEHTPQQRQHMRKNLVRALAYQAGIVPQAR; translated from the coding sequence ATGTTGAACTTAGATGATTTACCTTCAATTCCGATTTACGAAAACGTCACTTATGACTCCTTTCGCGAAGAAATATACCCTTTGGGCCGCCCAGCCATCCTAAAGGGATATGTATCAGATTGGCCCATTGTAAAAGCGGCCTCTAAATCAACACAGCATGTCTCAGACTATTTGAAAGCAAGGGATACCCATAAGCCTGTCCCAATAATGCATGGGCCAGAGGATATTGAGGGGCAATTTTTTTATAGTGATGATCTACAAGGCCTGAATTTCACGAAGGTATTAAATTCGCTGTCCAAAACGCTTGATGAGATTGAGGGCAACCCAAGCGGTGCCGTTTATATTCAATCTGTACCGACATCTGATATCCTATCAGGATATGATACGGAAAACCCTCTTGATATTGTCGATAGTTCTGTCGGCTCAAGAATCTGGATTGGCAATAAATTAACAGTACAAACCCATTTTGATTTATCTGAAAATATTGCCTGTGTTGTTGCAGGCAGGCGTCGATTTACGCTGTTTCCGCCAAACCAAATCAAGAACCTCTATATCGGCCCATTTGAAAAAACATTGGCAGGCCCACCGATTTCAATGGTGAAATTAAATGATATAGATCATGAGAAATATCCAAATTTTTCCGAAGCTCTTGAACATGGAATGAGTGCAGAGCTTGCAGCTGGTGATGCTATTTATATTCCTTATTTCTGGTGGCACCATGTTCAGTCTTTGGAGGAATTCAATATTCTCGTAAACTATTGGTGGAGTGATATGGAACCTGATTTAGGCTCCCCATATGATGCTCTTTTACATGCGTTGATTAGTTTTCGAGGCATGCCCGAGAGACAAAGAAAAGTGTGGCAAGACGTATTCGCCCATTTGGTTTTTCAGGAAAATGGGGATGCCGCCGCGCATTTGCCAAAGGATAGTCAAGGCGTGCTTGGTGAACATACACCGCAGCAACGGCAGCATATGCGGAAAAACTTAGTCAGGGCCCTCGCATATCAGGCGGGGATTGTCCCGCAAGCGCGTTGA
- a CDS encoding sugar porter family MFS transporter, with amino-acid sequence MNTQAVSAEKSATGFIVFISLVATLGGFLFGYDSGVINGTVDGLQTAFNSKSVGTGFSVASMLLGSAFGAFFAGRLSDKFGRRTMLLVAAILFIISAWGSGAANSSAPFVFYRILGGLAVGAASVMAPAYISEIAPARIRGRLTSIQQVAIIAGLFLAFLSNYLLAKTSGSSLSPLWGGHETWRWMFWMELIPAFIFLIMLFFIPKSPRFQMVQEDEIGAHKTLSRIYGEAGAGRKVAEIKSSLASDHKPKLTDVLEKGRLFRGIVWVGIGLAVLQQLVGINIVFYYGSVLWQSVGFTESDALLINVLSGALSIGAVLITLATIDRVGRKPYLVLGSIGMFVTLAIVAYAFSTGSIVDGRLTLSDQMGLIALIAANAYVVFFNMSWGPVMWVMLGEMFPNQIRGSGLAVAGFAQWMANFAITMTFPIFLATIGLAAAYGIYAVFAFASIFFVIWFVKETKGKELEDMVG; translated from the coding sequence ATGAATACACAAGCCGTATCGGCGGAAAAATCCGCCACCGGATTTATCGTTTTTATTAGTCTCGTCGCAACACTTGGCGGGTTCTTATTTGGATATGATAGCGGAGTAATCAACGGTACCGTTGATGGGCTGCAAACCGCCTTTAATTCTAAGAGTGTAGGCACGGGGTTTAGTGTGGCCTCGATGCTTTTGGGGAGCGCTTTTGGCGCTTTTTTTGCTGGTAGGCTATCTGATAAATTCGGCCGACGGACAATGTTACTCGTCGCGGCTATTCTCTTTATCATAAGTGCCTGGGGCTCTGGGGCCGCTAATAGTTCTGCACCTTTTGTATTTTATAGAATTCTAGGTGGTTTGGCTGTTGGCGCTGCATCGGTTATGGCGCCAGCCTATATTTCTGAAATTGCACCCGCTCGAATTAGAGGTCGTTTAACCTCTATCCAACAAGTGGCGATTATCGCCGGTTTGTTTCTGGCCTTCTTAAGTAATTACTTATTGGCAAAAACATCAGGGTCTTCTCTTTCACCTCTATGGGGAGGGCATGAAACATGGAGATGGATGTTTTGGATGGAATTAATTCCTGCTTTCATTTTTCTGATAATGCTCTTTTTTATTCCTAAAAGTCCGCGCTTTCAAATGGTGCAAGAAGATGAAATTGGCGCGCATAAAACTCTGAGCCGTATATATGGAGAAGCCGGGGCAGGGCGAAAGGTCGCTGAGATTAAAAGTTCTCTAGCCTCAGATCACAAGCCTAAACTAACGGATGTATTAGAGAAGGGCCGCCTGTTCCGAGGAATTGTTTGGGTGGGTATTGGTCTCGCTGTATTACAGCAATTAGTCGGGATTAATATCGTCTTTTATTATGGGTCCGTACTTTGGCAATCTGTTGGGTTTACGGAATCTGACGCCTTATTGATCAATGTTCTATCTGGTGCGCTGTCAATAGGGGCTGTGCTTATTACGCTCGCGACTATCGATAGGGTTGGGCGTAAACCCTATTTGGTTTTAGGGTCAATTGGCATGTTTGTTACGTTGGCTATTGTCGCTTATGCTTTCAGTACGGGCAGTATTGTTGATGGACGTTTGACATTAAGTGACCAAATGGGCCTCATCGCCCTTATCGCCGCGAATGCTTACGTCGTATTTTTTAATATGAGCTGGGGTCCCGTCATGTGGGTCATGCTTGGTGAAATGTTCCCAAACCAAATTCGCGGCTCTGGTTTAGCTGTCGCCGGGTTTGCGCAGTGGATGGCGAATTTTGCCATTACAATGACATTTCCGATTTTCCTCGCAACAATCGGATTGGCGGCCGCTTATGGTATTTATGCCGTCTTTGCTTTTGCTTCGATATTCTTTGTGATTTGGTTCGTGAAAGAAACAAAAGGCAAGGAATTAGAGGACATGGTTGGCTAA
- the fsa gene encoding fructose-6-phosphate aldolase — translation MQFFVDSADLDQIAELNDVGLVDGVTTNPSIIAKSGRDFKEVIAQICDVVTGHVSAEVVATEADEMIKEGRHLRKIASNVCVKLPLTMDGLKACNTLSREGIPTNVTLCFSPNQALLAAKCGATYISPFIGRLDDITLDGLELIEDIRTIYDNYGFETKILAASIRNANHVKECALIGADVMTAPPNVIRNLSNHVLTDKGLAAFLKDWEKTGQSILT, via the coding sequence ATGCAATTTTTTGTTGATAGTGCAGACCTTGATCAAATTGCCGAACTAAACGATGTTGGGCTCGTCGATGGGGTCACGACAAATCCGTCTATAATTGCAAAATCTGGACGTGATTTTAAAGAGGTCATAGCGCAAATTTGTGATGTAGTGACGGGTCATGTTAGCGCCGAAGTCGTTGCGACCGAGGCTGATGAAATGATTAAAGAAGGGCGCCATTTGCGCAAAATCGCTTCGAACGTTTGCGTTAAACTTCCACTTACAATGGACGGACTGAAAGCCTGTAATACATTGTCTAGAGAGGGGATTCCGACGAATGTGACACTTTGTTTTTCGCCTAACCAAGCACTCCTTGCTGCAAAATGCGGGGCGACTTATATTTCGCCCTTCATTGGCCGATTAGACGATATCACATTGGATGGACTTGAACTCATTGAAGATATTCGAACGATTTACGACAACTATGGCTTTGAAACTAAAATTCTGGCGGCCTCAATTCGCAATGCTAATCATGTCAAAGAATGTGCACTCATTGGGGCGGATGTTATGACGGCGCCGCCAAACGTCATTCGGAACCTCTCTAATCATGTTTTGACAGATAAAGGTCTCGCCGCATTTCTGAAAGACTGGGAAAAAACAGGGCAATCAATCCTGACTTAA
- a CDS encoding SDR family NAD(P)-dependent oxidoreductase, with amino-acid sequence MTKTVLLTGVSGYIGLHVAKLLLEDGYHVRGSIRSKSKEKHVRDTLHAASVDTSKLTFVELDLSKDEGWDEAANGSDFVVHVASPFTVANPKSEAEMINPAVEGTLRALHAAEKAKIKRVVLTSSLVSMMGSMKSGTVTPSHWTDINAKDVSTYIKSKTLAEKAAWDFVNSQASTNQMELVVINPGAVYGPPLGDNLTGASMGFIDQMLKGKLPMVPRLAMPMVDVRDVAKLHVLAMTHDGASGQRIIASDSKPHGFADVAQVLKDEGYEGPSTRFAPNLIIRLSALFDREAKGMLSFLGMNVSADNSRTQQLFDWTPISFNKMIADTGAAVKAHQTS; translated from the coding sequence ATGACCAAAACAGTATTATTAACCGGTGTTTCAGGATATATCGGTCTTCACGTGGCGAAACTTCTTTTGGAAGATGGTTACCATGTTCGCGGCTCTATCCGCAGTAAATCTAAAGAAAAACATGTCCGCGATACTTTACATGCGGCGTCCGTCGATACGTCAAAGTTGACCTTTGTCGAGCTGGACCTATCTAAAGACGAAGGTTGGGACGAAGCGGCCAATGGCAGCGACTTTGTTGTCCATGTCGCGTCTCCTTTCACTGTTGCAAACCCGAAATCTGAAGCTGAAATGATTAACCCAGCTGTCGAAGGAACTCTTCGTGCACTGCATGCGGCCGAAAAGGCTAAAATCAAGAGAGTGGTTCTTACGAGTTCTCTTGTTTCCATGATGGGAAGTATGAAAAGCGGAACAGTGACGCCGAGTCACTGGACGGATATCAATGCAAAAGATGTCAGCACTTATATCAAGAGTAAAACCCTGGCCGAAAAGGCTGCATGGGACTTTGTGAATAGTCAGGCCAGTACTAACCAAATGGAATTGGTTGTCATAAATCCCGGTGCTGTCTATGGGCCTCCACTGGGAGATAATTTGACCGGTGCAAGTATGGGTTTTATCGATCAGATGTTGAAGGGTAAACTGCCAATGGTACCGCGACTAGCAATGCCAATGGTGGATGTAAGGGACGTGGCTAAGCTTCATGTTTTAGCCATGACTCACGACGGCGCGTCAGGCCAAAGAATCATCGCGTCAGACTCGAAGCCTCATGGTTTTGCGGATGTGGCGCAGGTCCTTAAAGATGAAGGCTACGAGGGCCCAAGCACGCGTTTTGCGCCTAACCTTATAATTCGCCTCTCCGCATTATTTGATCGCGAAGCAAAAGGTATGCTCAGCTTCCTGGGCATGAATGTCAGCGCTGATAATTCGAGAACCCAGCAGTTGTTCGATTGGACGCCAATATCGTTCAACAAGATGATTGCGGATACTGGCGCTGCAGTCAAAGCTCATCAAACATCATAG